Genomic window (Amaranthus tricolor cultivar Red isolate AtriRed21 chromosome 7, ASM2621246v1, whole genome shotgun sequence):
TTTGcgaagaaaatgagatgttgaaggagaataagcATAACTATTAGATTTGTCAAATAAATATTCATATCAAAATTACGCTAATTATCCATTatcattcccaccatttaatactgATTACCAAACGGCCGTAAAAACGACCAAATAAGTGATAGTAGAAGATTACATAGAACAAAGTGTATAGTATAAGCATTCACAAAGTAATAATAAGAATGTGGGAGAAGAAATGGACTTACATTTCTGGGCATTGAAGAACAGCATTGCTTTATTGAGAGCAACACTGTAATTGTCAAAGCTGTGCTTAGGCAAGGTTTGGGATGAGCTAGTTGAAGTGAGCCTTACTGGGCCGATCCAAGTAGCCATAACTATGAACCAAATAGCCCATTTGAAGGCCCTAAATCTCATTGAACCCAAGCCCATTTTCATCTTCCTAATACACTTTCTATGAACTGATCTTGTTTCAGTACATGAAGATGATGATTGGAGTGATTCTTTCTACTCTAACTGAAACTATCAAGTTTTCAGAGAAGTTCTGGCTCTGGGTATTGTACCTttgattttatataaattatttatgctatatattggattattttaattataattataatattaaatgaataaCAAAGGTTTGATGTGTTGAAAGTAAAGCCTTTGAGATTAAGCATATGGGCATATCTTGATCATATGACTAAAGTTTTCCAAGCTGTTGTTGCATGTTGCTCTGTTTGATTACTACATATCTTTAAGAATCTTTACAACTAGGCTTCTGCATGTTAGGTTCCATATTTCCTTGTCTCACCCTTTTTTTGATTGGCTCACCAATATCTTTGTAGCTAATAAATGGtatgtaattttaaatttttttatttacttttcaaGCGATCGGTATTTAATGCTGGAATCGTAATAGAAAGTTAGTCTAATTTTTATAGTAATACctcttgataaatttaatagttATATACTTATTCTTTTTCAACAGAatcattttttccaaaaatacattctaatgcattatcatttgaaaatgTAGTATTTAgtgataatataataatatgaacaaaaaattttatgattaaacTTTTATCATCTTAGAAATGACATAatacatatcataaaaatttacaatataaatcaTTCTTATTCCCACTATTTAGTATCTATTACTAAATGGATCGGTCAAAATTTTTAACTATGCTATTAAATCAAAGGTTCACTCGCTTTTTCtagattgaaattttgttattgTAGCATAGCAAATTTAAATAGGCGGTGAAAGTGAATGCATgttaacatattaaaatatggaaaaaattatattatcaatatCCAGTCGTgaagaaataataaaattaatttactaaTATCATCCACAAAACAACAATTTGTTATGACAGTTTATCGTAAGAATTGATCCtagttttgtatatataaataatgcACAAAACCGtgtttaaaagtaaaaatactgccgaaaatcaattaaaatattcaaaagcTTTTCAATTTACAAAAGTCTCCACTCAAGGCCTCCACGGTGGTGGCGGTGGTGGAGCCGGTGTGTAAAGTGGCGGAACACCAGAAAATATTAAATTCCGGTCAACTCCGGAATAACCGGTGGTGGAAGTTAATGAGATAAGAGCCGCTACTAGACCGGCATTTCCAGCCAATGTGGGCTCAGTGTATCGGTCCAATTGACGATTATCTTTAAACTTATCAAAACGATCCGGCCCACCGACCATAGCCCCAATAATTGTATTTGGGTTGGGCTTTTTGCTATTTCTCCATTTAAAACCTCCTTTACAAGAGTATTTAACTCCGTTTTTGTAGGGTATGGATGCAGCCCGATGATGTACGTGTTTCGGGTACTTGTTTCCAAACCCTACTATGTAACTCATTTTTAATGGATTCTTGCCGAAAATGTATTCAACCTGCATCGAGTGGAAAACAATCACACATTATTATATAAGACGATATTTCTGTGAGATGTGTTTtgtatataagttaaaatattccaaataatataaattatgagaatataaactcTTTATTTAAAACAGTGTCAGAGATAATTTCTCACTATAGCGTGTAAGAAAGGAGACAATTAGGTTATCTTGATTAAATTCAACTCTGGTGAACGAAATGAAAAGTAGAGATGACTGATGAGATGAGCTCAATTAAAAGTTAAAGAATTGCAGAATGTATAAGCCAACTTGGGGCGAGGCCCAGTCCCTGAAGcatacttttaaaatttattttcgcaTCTTATAGATTTTTCGATTATATATTGCTAATATTGCATTATGATTTTTCAAccctttaaattttaaatataacaattatttttgttgtttgttagTAATGATgagattaataaaaatttaaaatatgttttcTAATTAGGTTTTTTGTCACAAATTTTCTCATACCTCAATTCTtgactaatttatttttctagtttcgatgataaattaaattaaagtggAGTTATAATTAATAACTTTAACTCAAGAGTTAAATGCAAGCAAAATGATGTGTCGTATCAACAGAGCTAAATCGAATTATATCGAACAAAAACCAAGTTGATGGAAACAGTCTTAATAAAGCTTTTTAGTTAATCCAatcaactttttttattttataagccTAATGGAATGTCGTCGTAGTATAAAGTAGGGATGGCACGGGGTTAAAATTACACGGGTTTCGCACTGTATCCACCCCAATTAGGACGGGCATGGGTATGATTACGGTGGGTAGTGGGTGTCTTGAGTAAAGGAGTTTACCTGAGATTTTGCAAAGGCACGAAGATCAGCTTGACGGAGAAAATAAGGGCCACAATACCATCCTGGAACCCCTGTAGCATCCATGTAATCTGCAAACAGATTTGCCAAAAACGCCGAGTTCACTACGTATTGTAATGGCTTTGGCCCTCCATTGTTCAGCTCAATCAATCCCCCTGCAAATTATCGTCGACATTAACAAATACGTGGACTCAAAACTACATGTCCCCAATCAGCATAAAAAAAGAATGAATAAAACCCCGAACTTGGTCTAATCTGCACAACCCGTTTATCAACTCGAGCCAGTAAATGGGTTTAAAGGGATCCAAATCCGACTATAACCCAACACATCATCTAACAAAACGACCCCAACGCCCACCTCTGTATTCTAGACAAACATCAAACAGGAAAGGAGGGAGCTAGAGAAGATTACAAACCTCGAGTCCAATTGTAAACTTGGAATTGCTTAAGGTAAGAGCACATATTAAGCTGCGTAACATTATGGTATTGCGCCAATGTCTGCTCATACGGGAACCCAGGATTTAAGAACATCCTAAACCTTGTCAACAACAACATTGCTGCAGGCAACTTGTTATCCCAGCTCAGGTAACTCGTGTTCGAGTTCATCCTAAAAGCCTTTGCGTTCCTAGGAATACCGGGATTAGTAGCCAAAGAACCATAGGTTTTATTCCCGGTGGCATAATACAACCAAGTAGCCCCCCACATGTATTCATCATAGTACCCTGTGGAGTTATAGTTAGGGGAAATGAAAAGGTTCCCCCTGCTATACGGGGCCCTTTTCCCATTATCTCTAGCAAATCGAAACAAAGTTTCTGCCCCTTTGATGAGTTTCTTGGCATAGGGCTGCTTGTCTCGAAAGACAATAGAGGCGGCTGCTAAGGCTGCGGCCATTTCTCCGGCTAGATCAGACCCTGCAGTAGTTGTTTGTACGGGCCTTTCGTAGTCCATATCTTCTGGCCTCTCCCAACATGTCAAGTCACTTGGGACAGTGGATCCATTTTGTGCACCACCAACCTATACGTTGGCAATAAATAATTGTTATGAATCAAGTGTATTCTTGGAACTGTAAACTTGATCAAATTGTATAGCAATTAACAACATCGTCTACGCTCAAATTAATTCGATGAAGTTTCAACCAAGCCATCAAAAAATATGTTCTAACGATATATGTTCTAACATGTTTGTAGAAGCTCGAAAATTTCAAACAAGGGACATTCCAGTGAAATGAACAAAGGATCAATCATGTTCACTACCTAATTCCTATCGACCAGTCGGAGTTAAATCATTTTCTACATAAATGCGAAATTAACAGTTTTTCAGAGTTTGCGTTGAGTCTTAGGAAACAAAACTCAAGTGTCCCaaggaaattaattaaaacaagaATCACATTATAGTGATTTTGTttccaaaattaatttttttggttggcttttgacTTGTTGGTCGGTCAAACTGTCAAAAAAATTGTTTGGTAAATAGCTTTAAACCAGCTGAAAAGCTagtttttaagccaaaataaaaattaaaaaaaaagctactccagttagtttttttgttggcttttggcttgttctcAAATAAACAGCCAACAAtcaatacttaaatttaccaaatatctccATAGCAACTGTTTTTTTAGCTagtttaaaagccaacaaaaacagccAATATTTTCATCTCATTAAACAAGCCAACAACCAACAtccaattgccaaacacccccaatAGTTATTCTAACAACATTACATTGCCTCAATGCTGCTAGCCTAAACGAAAGGAACAAGAACAccaaatttgataaaaaaaaaaaaaaaaaaaaacagctaAAAAGAAGAGCTGTAATACAAAATAATTGACAGAACATAATTGAAAAGTCAACACAAGGTGACTAAGGTGAAGGGGAATTATAAGAATATAACAAGATCTAACATctaaattcttatttttatatttaaccaACTACCAAGAATCATGCATCATATCAATTGTATCAAGCAGTTGACTTTCAGCAAACAAAGTTGTATCCTGGTTGTATTATATCAACTAATGTACTACAACAATCCTCCTTTATTGATTTCGTTGATTTTGCCCGGGACAATATAAACTCAACGGAACAAAGAGAGAATGCAAAAGCATATCAATTTTGTAGTATGCTAAACATGTAATGAAATAGAAATATTGAAGAATCGTTGCTTGTTTCAGTGAAGGATAAATACCACTATCACACGCAAAAAGGTGtatgattttaagtttttgaCTAAAAGTGTTCATTTAGCTTATCGCTTTGCTTTCGGATTAGGTGTTTTGGGTCGGGTTGGAATTGAATTTTGTGTTCATaatgttttttacataattgtaaatcatttttgaagtcgggtcaaatcgaGTTCGGTTACAAGGTCGGGTAAATTTAGGGTAATCGGGTctgttttaaacacctctattcCTAACCTAGCTCTCCCCTTTCCTCAACCTAGACTCTAAtcgaaataaaagaaataaaaaaatcgaACCTGACTATAAACTTTGTCGATTAGAGTGGCGGAACTGTTGAAAGTCTTGAGCAGATAATCAGTACCCCATTTGATTAGTTCACGAACATGATCGTACTCATTAATGGCTTCATATTTGTGAGGGTATTCAATAACACTCCAACTAAGCATTGTCATTGAAAATGCCATAGGAAAATGGTACTTTGTATTTTCTCCTGAATCATAATATCCACCAACAAGGCCTCCTTTTACATCTGTTAACTTTGATCCATCTTTTAATCCTGAGTTTCCTCTCCAATGTATCCCATTTTTCTTGGGTAATTTCCCCGCTGCAATGTAAAAGAAATACATGATGATGCTCAATACTTcatacaatttgtaataggattgGATTCCATTTTACCATTTTTAATACTCATATCATTCATTTTACCCAAACGCCTATGTCTGAGTTTCTAACTTGAATAGGATTGGATTCCATCATTTCGATCGGGCAAAGAATTATAGTTCTTTGATTTCGgactataataattaaagtaaaatgacTCAATAAATCATCTGCACTTCTTATTTAAGTGAAGTTGCGCATGACGCTTGCTATTAAAGGTTAATGGGAAACAATCTTTTTTGTTCGTTTTAGTGAAACACCAAAACTTGGCCGAGACCGTCTCAAATTGAGATCAAGAGTGGACCGGCCAAATTCGCGCGTGTAATAACATCACACGTTTTCCCtagttttttccattttctgggcatttatcaattttgaccttaaaggtattaaGTTCAACATAAAGTAATacttaaacatatcaattaaagtaaaaaatttcaatttgaacatataagtgatcaattttgacattaaactgatcaatttctacctgaatatggttctgtttcacaattttagaacgaagttatataaaatggtattattctatcattctatgaatgaatttcaaataacaaataaatagtcaataaaattatcaataatagtgttaaaactattaacatattaaatttgaactaaatgctatataatatatctatacaatttgagtacttatttttaaaacaataattgaagattaaaagttcaaaattgagttggattataaaacatcattgtcaaattatatgtcataatttaactattaacatattcagtTTGAACTAAAACCTATACAATATTTTTATAGGCTTGAAATACTtatattgaaaatgataattgaagctGATACGTTCAAAATTAAGTTAgatcataaaacatcaattgtcaatttatgtgtcataatttaactattaacatattcaatttgaactatctacaaatatatataaacgtgttgaggaaagagtaatatcactattattgatcgatgattaaagTGTACAAGTGctcttatgttccattagaaccatcatgttgcattgattaaaagtacttgtattgtgcaatattttaacactattattctTTAAGTTTGTCAATGGAAATCTTTTCAAAGTGAAAAACTTTAAAAGCAAAACGATTTTATCTTCCTCTCCTTTCCCTTCCCTCTAAAACAAAAAGGAGCTCTccttattatttttcaattcaatttaatttgacgaagaaataattcaattaaatattataagaaatcaaaaatagtaaatagaaatttattttaaaaaattaccaaGTAATTTGTTTCCATACAATTCAAATCATCCACAATTAGTTATTATATTTGAacttatttatctatttattataTACATTAGCTATGATAAAATAAGATAACacattttttgttaatattaacgGTGACTTAAGTGCACCAAATAAATTCTATGCACTAGTATGAGCATAGAGATGAAATCCTATGGATGGATTAAATGGGTGATTAAATGTGTGGTGAATATGGTGTTTAAGATTGTGATTAAATACATAAAGTAATGGGCGTATTGATAAAGACACTTAAACACAAAAATTAAGAggcatgatgaatgatgaataatgaggGAATGCAATAGGTTATagatgccttgaacgaggcatcCAAGAAGCATGGTTATTGCCTTGAACGAGTAGAAGAAACAGAATGGAACAGGAGGCTCTAATCATcaatgctcgaacgagcagttAATGGCTCGAACGAGCACCTTCCA
Coding sequences:
- the LOC130817918 gene encoding endoglucanase 12-like; amino-acid sequence: MHNPNIWGGTYEVQLRNKEGEDERSREMEDWDKSSLLYQEHLHNNHNHTQELDDVQQGWLLAPPDKNRKNRKNKYVDLGCIVVSNKVIKWGFWSFVVAFIVIAMPIIIAKSLPKHKHGPPPPDNFTLALHKALLFFNAQKSGKLPKKNGIHWRGNSGLKDGSKLTDVKGGLVGGYYDSGENTKYHFPMAFSMTMLSWSVIEYPHKYEAINEYDHVRELIKWGTDYLLKTFNSSATLIDKVYSQVGGAQNGSTVPSDLTCWERPEDMDYERPVQTTTAGSDLAGEMAAALAAASIVFRDKQPYAKKLIKGAETLFRFARDNGKRAPYSRGNLFISPNYNSTGYYDEYMWGATWLYYATGNKTYGSLATNPGIPRNAKAFRMNSNTSYLSWDNKLPAAMLLLTRFRMFLNPGFPYEQTLAQYHNVTQLNMCSYLKQFQVYNWTRGGLIELNNGGPKPLQYVVNSAFLANLFADYMDATGVPGWYCGPYFLRQADLRAFAKSQVEYIFGKNPLKMSYIVGFGNKYPKHVHHRAASIPYKNGVKYSCKGGFKWRNSKKPNPNTIIGAMVGGPDRFDKFKDNRQLDRYTEPTLAGNAGLVAALISLTSTTGYSGVDRNLIFSGVPPLYTPAPPPPPPWRP